In Streptomyces sp. Li-HN-5-11, the sequence CCCCTCCGGACGACCCGGGCCTCGACCTCGACGACCTGGCGCGCCGCCTGCTCGACCCGGTGTCGCGGCTGCTGCGTACCGAACTGCGGCGCGGTCGCGAACGCACCGGCCGTCCCTACGACGGACGCCGCTGAGAGCACGCGATGAACGACGAACGACTGACCTTGACGACTGACCTTGACGACTGACCTTGACGACTGACCCCGACGGCTGACGACCGAGTGACGAGTGACTGACTGGTGACGGACGCATGACCGACAGCATCTTCGCGACGAGCGTGTTCTTCCGGCTCGCCATCGGCGGCAGCGACCTCGGCGCCTTCCACACCTGCTCCGGCATGGGCGCCGAGGTCGAGATGGAGACGTACGCCGAAGGCGGCAACAACGGCTTCACCTGGCAGCTGCCCGGCCGCGTGACCTGGTCGAACATCACGCTCACCCGGCCGGTCACCGCCGACACGGCGAAGATCGCCCGCTGGCTCGACGAGACGCTGAAGCGGGTGGAGCCCAAGGACGGCGAGATCGTGGCGCTGAAACCGGACCTGACCCGGATCATCAGCTGGCAGGTCTTCGGGATCGTCCCGGTGCGATGGCAGGGACCGTCCTTCGACCCCGCCGACTCCCGGGCGGCGGTGGAGACCCTGGAGATCGCCCACCAGGGTCTGCGCCCGTCCTGAACCACTCCCACACACCCGTTCACCGGCACGTGTCCGTTCCCCGGAAGGAGGTCCCGCCGTGTCCCCAGCCCGCTCCAGCCGGACCAGGGCCCAGTTGACCCTGAAGGAGCCCCCGGCCTCCGTCGGTGCGAAACCCGGCGGGACGATCGCACGGCTGAACCTGCAGTTCAACCCCTCCACCCTGCAACTGAGCAAGACCACCGAGTGGCGGCGGACCCCTTCGCGGATGGCGGGGCAGTCGGCTCTGCCCGAGTTCATCGGCAGCGGCCCGCGCGAGCTGAGCCTCGAGGTGTTCCTGGACGCCACCGCCACCCACGACAACTCCGTGGAACTGGCGGTGGAGAAGCTGATGAAGGCGTGCGTGCCGACCCCGGCGAGCCTGGGCCGCAAGAAGCCGGCCAGCCCGTGGGTCCGGTTCGAGTGGGGCACGGCGCGGACGACGTCGTTCGACGGGGTGCTCTCCAGCCTGTCGGTGACGTACACGCTGTTCGACGTGGACGGAAAGCCGCTGCGGGCCACCTGCGCGCTGTCCATCGAGGAGGCGAGCGTCGACCCGCCGGGCCAGAACCCGACGTCCGGCGCGCGCACCGGGCGCAGCACGCACACCGTCGTGGCGGGTGACAGCCTGGCGCTGCTGGCCTGGCGGGAGTACGGGGACGCGACGGCCTGGCGGGTCATCGCGGAGGCGAACGGCATCGACGACCCGATGGCTCTCGTGCCCGGAACCGAACTGGTGGTGCCCGGGCTGCGCGACACGGGCGCTGAGGAGGATCAGTGACCACACCCGAGGCGCGCGGTGGCCGGTCGTTCGCGGCGGACCCCGTCGTGGAGGCGCCCGGCGAACTTCCGCAGATCTGGGCCGCCCAGCTGGTGAGCTGCGTGGTGGATGAGAACGTGGGCCTGCCGGACGCGGCGGTGCTCACCTTCCGCGACCCCGACCACGAGTTCCTGCAGGCGACCGGCATCACCATCGGCACCCCGCTCAAGGTGTCGGTGGTGACCGTGTCCGGGCAGGCACGCGAGCGGCTGTTCAGCGGCGAGGTGACGGCCCTGGAGCTGGACCGGGACCGCACGGGCTCCTTCACGGTCGTGCGTGCCTACTCCAAGGCGCACCGCCTCCAGCGGGGCCGCAAGGTGGTGGCGTACCGCAACATGACGGCGGCGGAGATCGTCCGCAAGGTGGCCGCCGGGGCCGGGCTGGCCTGCGGCAGGGTCGACGCCGCGCCGGTCACCTACCGGCAGCTGTCCCAGGCGAACGTGTCCGACTGGGACTTCCTGCAGTTCCTGGCGGGGGAGAGCGGCGCTCAGGTGCGCGTCGACGACAAGGGGCTGCTGCAGTTCACGCGGCCGCAGAAGGCGTCCGGCGCGCCCGCGCCGTCGACCCCCGCCACGTCGAGCCCCATGGTGCTGGAGTACGGGCGCAACCTGCTGGCGCTGCGGGCCTCACTGTCGGCCGCGGACGGCGCGTCGCAGGTGGAGGTGCGCGGCTGGGACGTCACCACGAAACGGCCGCTGGTGGCCCGGAAGGCGTCGGTGACCAGCGCCACGGTGGTGCCGGGGCTGAGTCCGACGGCGGCCTCCTCCCGGTTCGGCAGGTCGACGAAACTGACCGTCACGGACACCCCGTACCGCACCCAGGCCGAGACGAAGGCGGTCGCGGACGCAGCTGCCGCTCAGGTCAGCGCCGCCTTCGGCGAGTTGGAGGCGGTGGCCGAGGGCAACCCCAGGCTGCGGGCGGGCAAACCCGTGGCGCTCGGCAACGTCGGGCAGGACTTCTCCGGCCGGTACACGGCGACGGCGGTGCAGCACGTCCTCGAACCGTACGGCGGGTACCGGACGACGGTGTGGGTCAGTGCGAGCCCGGACCGCTCCCTGACCGGCCTGGTGACCGGAGCGAACGCGCCGAGCCGCGGCCCGCGCATGCCCGGTCTGGCGATCGGTGTGGTGACGGACGTACGGGAACCGGGCGGCGCCCAGAGCGGCGCCGTACGGCTGAAGTTCCCCTGGCTGGACGACAGTTACGTCACCGACTGGGTGCGCACCGTGCAGTGGGGCGGCAAGGGCGGCGGAGGCGTGGTCAGCCCCGAGGTCAACGACGAGGTCCTGGTCGGCTTCGAACAGGGCCTGCTGGACAGCCCGTACGTCATCGGCGGCCTCTACAACGGCGTGGACGAGCCCTCGCCGCACGATGTCCCGCTCATCGACAGGACCAGCGGGAAGGTCAACCGACGTTCCGTCGTGTCGCGTTCGGGGCACCGGGTGGAGCTGTTGGACGCCAGGGCGCCGGGCCCGTCCGGACTGAGGCTCGTGACCGGTGACGAGCGCCTGGAAGTACGCCTCGACGACCGCCGGGAGCGGATCGAGCTGACGGTGAACGCCGGGCGGGGCAGCCCCCTCACCTCCGTCGTGCTCGACAAGACCGGTATCACCCTGGACGCGCGGCAGGGCAACGTGACCGTGAAGGGCCGGCAGGTGGACATAGAGGGCACCACCGGGGTCGGCATCGACGGCGCCTCGGTGAAGGTCACGGGCAGGACGGACGTCAGCGTCGACGGCGGTCTGCTGGGCGTCCTCAAGGCCAGGCTCATCCGGATCAACTGAAGGCCCGAAGCTCCCCGACCGACGAGCCCGGATCCGTAACCGACGAAAGGAGCACCAGCATGCCGGCCGCAGCCCGTTCCGGTGACCCCACCAACCACGGCGGTGTGATCGCCACGCCGCCGGCCGGCGCAGCCGCGGCGGTCGCGAGTGTGCTCGTCGGCGGCCGCCCCGCCGCCGTCGTGGGCAGCCTGCACACCTGCGCGATGCCACCGCACCTGGCCCTGGGACCGGGCAACGTGGTCATGCCCGACCCGGCCGCACTCGTCTCGGGCGAGGTCCTCATCGGCGGGCTGCCGGCCGCCCGGATGCGCGACAGGACCACGTGCGGCGCGATGATCTCGGGCGGCGACCCGACCGTGCTGATCGGGGGCGTGTGATGAGCGAGCGGTTCATCGGCCGCGGCTGGGGGTTCCCGCTGCGGGTCGGGCCGACCGGCGGGATCGGCATGGTCGAGCGGGAGCGGGAGATCGAGGAGGCGATCCGCCTGGTCCTCGGCACCGCCCCCGGCGAGCGCCCCATGCGCCCCGAGTTCGGCTGCGGCATCCACGACTACGTCTTCGCGCCCGGCGACGGCGCCACCGCCGGACGTATCGCGCAGCAGGTGCGCGAGGCCCTGGAGCGGTGGGAGCCGCGCGTCGCGGTGGACGACGTGGTGGTCGCCTTCGACGCCGTCGACGACGGCACCCTCTACATCGACGTGCACTACACCCTGCGTTCCACCAACGACCGGCGCAACCTGGTCTTTCCCTTCTACACGATCCCCTCCGAGGAGGGGGCCGAGGAAGGGGGCGGCGACTGATGGCCCTGCCCTCCCCCAACCTGGACGACCGGCGGTTCCAGCAACTCGTCGACGAGGCGAAGCGGTACGTGCAGCAGCGCGCCCCGGAGTGGACCGACCACAACGTCTCCGACCCGGGCGTCACCCTGATCGAGACGTTCGCCTATCTCGTGGACCAGCTGCTGTACCGGCTGAACCGGGTCCCGGACAAGAACTACACCGCGTTCCTCGACCTGCTCGGCATCCGCCTGTTCCCGCCGGCCGCGGCCGTGGCCGAGGTCGACTTCTGGCTGTCGGCGCCGCAGCCCGACACGGTGACGCTGCCCGCGGGCACCGAGGTGACCACGGCGGGCGGCGAGGGCGACGAGGCCGTGGTGTTCACGACCACGGACGAACTGCGCATCGTCCCCAGCGAGTTGACACGACTGGTGACCGCGCCCCGCACCGGTGAGCAGACCGACCGGACCGGGCAGCTGGCCGAGGGCCGCCACGTGCCCGTCTTCCAGGCGGCACCTCAGCCCGGCGACGCGCTGCTGTTCGGCCTGCCGACGGCGGTGCCGTGCTGCGTGGTCGCGGTGCGCCTGGACAGCCGCGTCGAGGGCATCGGCGTGGACCCGCGCCAGCCCCCGCTGGTGTGGGAGGCGTGGGACGGCGGCGGCTGGCAGGTGTGCGAGACCGGCGAGGACTCCACCGGCGGCCTGAACCGGCCCGGCGAGGTCGTCGTGTACGTACCGGCCGGGCACACGGCGTCGGTGATCGGCGGGACCCGGGCCGGCTGGCTGCGCTGCCGGGTCATCGAGGCGGAGCCGGGCCAGCCGTTCTACTCGGAGTCCCCGACGGTGCGCGAAGCGTCGGTGTTCACCGTGGGCGGCACCATGTCCGTCGAACACGCCGAGACCGAGACCGACGTGCCGCTCGGCACCTCGGAGGGTGTCCCGGGCCAGACGTTCCGGCTCGGGCGCCCGCCGGTCCTCCTCGACGGCGAACCCCCCGTGGTGGAGGTGTCCGCGGCCGAGGGCTGGCAGCGCTGGGACGTGGTGGAACACTTCGGCCGCTCGGGCCCCGCCGACCGCCACGTCCAAGTCAACGCCACCACCGGCGAGTTCACTTTCCCGCCGGCGCTGCGCGAACCGGACGGCACACTGCGGCAGTGCGGCGCCGTACCGCCCAAGGGCGCCCGGATACGGGTGGCCCGCTACCGTACCGGCGGCGGCCCCGCAGGCAACGTCGCCCGCGGCGCGATCTCCGTACTGCGCAGCTCCGTCCCGTACGTGGCGCGGGTCGTCAACCGGGAGGCGGCACGCGGCGGTGTCGCCGGCGAGACCGTCGCCAACGCCAAGCTGCGGGCGCCGGACACCCTGCGCATGCAGGAACGCGCGGTCACCGCCGAGGACTACGAGATCATCAGCCGCCAGGCCGCCCCCTCGGTACGCCGGGTCCGCTGCCTGCCCGCCGCCGACGGCGCGGGCGCGGTACGGGTCCTGGTGGTGCCGGACGCGGTGGCCGACGAGGGCGACGACCGCCTCCGCTTCGAGCAGCTCATCCCCTCCGACCAGGTGCTCCAGGCGATCACCACGAGCCTTGACGAACGACGCCTGATCGGCACCCGCCTCGTCGTGGAGCCGCCGGTCTACCAGGGCGTCACCGTGGTCGCCAGGCTGGCGGCGGCGCAGGCCGACACGGACCGCGTCCGCGACGCGGCACTCGCCGCGCTGTTCCGCCACCTCAACCCGCTGGTCGGCGGCCCGGACGGCACCGGCTGGCCCTTCGCACGACCGGTGCAGTACGGCGACGTCTTCGGCGTCCTCCAACGCGCCGCCGGCAACGCGCTGGTGGAGGAGATCCTGCTGTTCCCCGCCGACCCGGTCACCGGGCGACGCGGCGCACCGACGGACCGCATCGACGTGGCGCCGGGCGCGCTGGTCTTCTCGCACCAGCATCAGGTGGTCGTCACGGCCGTGGAACCGGAGGCACGCGGATGAGCCGCGCCGCGATACCCGGTCTGCCGAGCCGGTACCCGATCGGTGAGCAACTGCCCGCGCTGTACGCCGACGACGACTTCGCGCAACGCTTCACCGCCGGACTCGACACCGTCCTCGCCCCGGTGTTCGCCACCCTCGACAACCTGCCCGCCTACCTCGATCCACGCGTGACACCGGCCGACTTCCTCGCCTGGCTGGCGTCCTGGGTGGGTGCGGCGCACGAAACGCAGTGGCCGGTGGAGCGGCGCCGTGAGGCGGTGGTCCGCGCCGTGGAGCTGCACCGGTGGCGCGGCACCAGGCGCGGCCTGGTCGAAGCCCTGCGGCTCGCCCTGGGCGTCCACGCCGAGGTCACCGGGGACGGCGGCGCGGTGTGGTCGAACACCGCCGGCGCCGACCTGCCGCCGGAGCCCCCCGCCGAGTTCCTGGTCCGGGTGTGGCCGGACGGCGAGGCGTGGGTGGACCCGGACAGAGTCCGCGAGGTCGTCAGGGCCATGTGCCCGGTGCACACCGCCTGCCGGGTGGAGCTCCTCACCGGCTCGCCCACCGACGAAGGGAGGTGACGCCATGCGCGCCTGTCCCGCGTGCGGGGCGTCCAACGGCTCCACGGACGACTTCTGCGGCAACTGCGGGGCGTACTTGGGATGGTCGGACGGCACGTCGGCCTCAGGTACGCCGGTGTCGGGCAGGCCGGCTCCGGGTACGTCGTCGCAGCCGCCGGTGGCGAGTGCGCCCGCGGAGCCGTCGGCGACGACCACACCGGCACAACCCCCGGCCGGGGCGGCTGCCGCCCTGCCGGCAGCCGCCCCGGCACCGTCGTCGCCTCCGGCGGAGGAGCCGGAGTCCTCCGCGCCCGGCCGCGGCTCGTCATCGCGTACGCGGCTGACGGGCCGTGACCGCGGCGAGACGCGGCGGGCGAGCACGGAGCCTGCCGCGGGCCCACGCCCCGGCGACGGCGACAGGGATGGTGACAGTGCCGGCGAGGGCTCCGTGCCCGCCTCCGGCCAGGACGGGACGACGAGCCCCGCGCCCCGCACCGGCCCCGACGAAGCCGACGCCGAACCCTGCGCTCCCACCCCCCGCTCGACCGCCGGTGACGACGGGGTCTCCCACACCGACGAGGACTCTCGCAGCGACGAAGCCGCCCCCACGACCCCGGCGGCGTCCCGTACCAGCCATCGGACCACCCCACCCGCTCAGGCCTCCACCCCACCTGCTCAGGCCTTCACCTCACCCGCTCAGGCCTCCACCCCACCCGCTCGGGCCACCTCACCCGCTCCGGCCACCCGGAACACGCCGGGCCCCCGGCCCCCGGCCGCCCCTACCCCCGGACCGCCTGCCTCCGCGCCCATCCAGCCCGTGCGCCCCGCGAAGCCGGTGGCGCCCCGCCCCGTCGTACGCCCCGTGGAGGTGCCCGACGAGGTGACAGGCGCACCCTGTCCCTCCTGCGGGACACCCAATCCGCCGGACCGCCGGTTCTGCCGGCGTTGTGCGGCCGCGCTGACACCCGCCGCGAAGCCCGAACCGCTGCCCTGGTGGCGGACCGTGTGGCCGTTCCGCCGCAGGGTGAGGGCGAGTTCGGGCAGAGCTGTGCGGCTGATGGTGATCACTGCCGTGGTCCTGGCGCTGTGCGCCGGAGGTCTCCTGCTGCTCCCCGCCGGACGCGCCCTGTTCGAGGACACCCGGGACAAACTGGGCAAGGCCCAGGCCGTCACTCCGGTGGAGACCAAGGCAAGCGCCGAGTCCCCCCGGCACCCGGCGAAGAACACCACGGACGGGCTGAGCAACACCTACTGGGGGGCACCCGCGCCGGGCGCCTCCGTGACGTACACCTTCCGCCAGCCGTTCCGCCTGGTCGACTTGATCATCACCAACGGCCCGTCCGCGGACGCGGAGGGATACGCCCGCGAGGCACGCGCACTCCAGATGGACCTGGAGGTGACGACGCAGGACGGCGAGCAGCAGCACAAGCAGCTCACCCTCAGCGACAAACCCGGCCCGCAGACGATCCCCACCGGCATCAGCGACGTGAAGACGGTACGCCTGGTCCTGCGCTCCCCCGTGGGCCTGACCTCGGGCCGGCAACTTGCCGTGGCCGAGGTCGAGTTCTTCCAGCGAGGCTGATCCACGCCACCCGCGACGCGGAGGCTTGTGCATGCGTGCGGGAAAAGAACGTACACGGCAGGAAGGACACCAGCCCTGGAGCACACCGGCGCACACGCCGTCCCGCACCCCGGCACGTGACCTTCCCGAGGTCCCGCTCCCCGCCGCTGCCGAACGGGTGGCGCCCGCAGCCGCCGCGGCCCTGCAACGCTCGGTGGGCAACAAGGCGGTGGCCCGCATACTCGGAGGACCAGTACGCGGCATTGGCGGTTCAGATGTCCCGGAAGAGTCCAGCGGACGGCATGACCTGCTGCGATGACGGTCGTGCGTCGCTGACTTGCACGAACGGCCTTTCGGCTGTTTCACGCTCGCACCCGTTGATGCAGCCGGAAGTCCCAGAAAAGTCCCAGAGGACTCCGACTGACCGTAGGCACTCGGAGGCGCTCGGCCGCGACGCCCTGACCTTCGCCTTCCGGCAGTACCCGCTGCTCACCCAGGCCCAGCGCCGACGGCTGGCCCACATTCCCTTCCGGCTGCCACTGGCTGACACCGGCAGGTGGGGCAGAGCCGCACGCTGCTCCTTCTCACCCGCATGGGGCACCGAGGGAGCGCGGCGGCTGGAGCGGTTCCTCGCCGAGGGAGGATCCGGGATCCCGGCCCTGGCCGCGCAGCGGGACCAGTGGATCAGCGGCCCCGACGACTGGCCCGCGCCGGTACGGGACCGGGCGGCCTACACCGAGTTCCTGCAATCCCTCGGTGTGTGCGACGGCCTGCGGCCGGGAGCCGTCGGGGAGCGACTGGGAGCCCGCCAGGGACACGAACTGCGCCTCACGGGACTCGCCGCGGGCTTCGGGCTGGGGGACGCGCTCACCGATGCCTGGTGCGCCGACGTCAGGAGCGACTGGACCCGATTCCAGCACCCTTGGACGCTCTATGAGTTCACGCACCCGCCTGCCCACCTGACAGGATCGACCGAGAGGGCCGGGCTCGGGCCTGCCGCCCGGCGCGAGTTCGCCGAGCTGTTGATGCACGGGCTGCGCACCTGGGGCGAGGAGGTCTTCACCGTCACCGTGCACAGGCCCACCTACTCCTTCAAGGACGCGCACACCTGGCCCACTCCTCTGGCCTCCTACCTCCGAGGCATGGCCTGGCTGCCCGTGGAGGAGCCGGATGACCCCTCCTTCGTCGCACCCCGGCGGGCCTGGTTCAGCACCGATGGGGAACTCCCGGCCTTCGTCCCCGCGTTGCCCTTGTCGACGCGCCGCCTGCTCACCGACAGGAATGTCGTCGAGCGGATGCTCCGGCTCGGCCTGCGCAGGTGGGAAGATCCACAGCACGCGGGGGCGGCGGTGAGTCAGCTCGCTGACGTGCTCGACAAGGGCGACGTGCCCGAGTACCTCAGCGTCTCCTTCAAACGGCACTACGAACGGGCGTGGTCGAACATCGTACGGACGGGTCGGTGGCCCTGGGCGCCGCGTGAAGAGGTCCGCCTCGTGGTCAGCCGCACCCACGTGCTCGGCACCTTCATCCCGTCGGCCGACGAAGCACCCGTCATCGTCTGCGACGAGGCGGATCCCCTGAAGGAGGCGCTCATCGAGCCGGCGGGGCATCCCGTCCTCGTCGCCCCGGCGGAGTCCGGTGACGCCGCCGTCCGCCTGGCCGAGGCGAACGGGCTGAGGGTGCAGCGCACGTCGACCACCAACGTGCAGGTACGTCACCGCAACGGCGCCCCCATCACGCCGTCGAGTCAGGCGGCGGTGTTCATCCGGGAACGGGAGTGGCTGGTCACCGTGGTCGCCCTCGCCATGGAAGTCAAGTTCGGGGCATTCGTGCGCCGCAGCGAGCGCGGTGTCCGGGCCGCGCTCGAACGGCTCCGAAGCCTGCGCGTCGTGCACGCCGACGAGGTGGAGATCACCGTCTCCGGGACGCCGGCCGAACCGCCCTTGTCGACGCGCGCCCTGCCGTTGCCGGACGACGAATACCCCACGGTGGTCGTCTGGAGAAGCGACGAGGGGTGGGACGAACTGCAGGCGGCGACACCTGCCGTCGCACAACTGCTGGGCAGGCCGTGGTTGCAGGACGCGCTGGAACTGGTCCTCGTCAAACTCGAGCGGAGCTTCGGCGGCAGCAGCCCGACGCTCGTCGACGATGCCGTCCTCGCCGCCGCTCTGGACACGACCCAGGCCAAGGTCGCCGAGATCCGGCGCAACCTCACCGGTGACGTGCAGGACACGGTGAGACTGCTCCGCCCGGTACTGGCATGCCTGGCCGCCGACGCCTGGAACGAGGAGGCCGCCCACCTCCTCGGTCGTGCGGCCGGCGAACGGGAACTCGTCGGTATCATCGACCGGCTCGCGCCCGGTCTGCCGCTGCCGCCGGCGGAGCTGGTCGCCCTGGCCCGCTCCTGCACGAGGCCGGCGGAGCTCAGGGACGAACTGGAACTCGACTTCCAGCAGTTCAACGCCGCACTGGTCGCCCTCGGGTACTCCCCGGAGTACTACCCCGACCGCCACGAACAGGCCTTCGGGGACTTCGTACGCGCTCGCTCCGGAATCCTCATCGACCGGCTCCGCGAGCGATACGCCGTCGCCGCGCAGCAGGGTGAGGACATCTCCGGCTACGCCGCGGCCCGCGGTCTTCACGACCTCCAGCCCGACCCGGGCTGGCTTGCCCGGTTCATCACCCCGCCGGAGGAAGCAATGACCGACAGGGTGCGGGAATGGCTCCGATCGCACGGCGCTGATGACGACCTTGAGCGGCCCACCGAACTTGAGCCCCTCGACCGGCTCCGGGTACGCAACACGGCCGCTCTGGACGCGCTCGTGCCGGTGCTGCCCCCACTGGTGACCGCCTGGTGCCGCCGTCACGGCGTCCAGGTGCCCGCGGGGTGGCACGGGGCGGTGCTGCTGGAATGCAGGAGTTTCATCGACGGTACCGGGCTGGGCGACCTGCTGCCGCTGAGCGAGAGCCGTCTGCTCGACGCGGTGGGACGAGCCGTAGGATGGCCCGCCGGAATGCCGCACGCCACGGATCCCGCAGCGCTGGGCCTCACTGACAAGGATCTCGCGCAGACGGCGGCACGGGCCCAAGATTCCGGTGTCTCCACGATCGTCGCTCCGCGCACGATCACCATCGGGGATGCCGAGGTCAGGGTCGGAAGCGACCAGCTCTCCACCATCGCGGACATCGCATCGAGAACCATCGACGAGGCCTTCCTCGCCCAGTCGGGCAGGGTGCGCCTGGACACCGTGGCCGGTGTGCCCCGGCCCCGTAGCGGAGGCGGCCCCGCCGTCAAGCCGCGCATCGTCGTCGCGAAGATGAAGCGGACCACCGAGGATCAGCGGTCCGCCATCGGCCTCGTCGGGGAGGTGGCCGCGCGCGCCTGGCTCCAGCGCCACTACCCCGACGTGCGGTGGACCTCCGGCTATGCGGCCGTCGTCAACGGCGACCTTGAGGCGTCCGACTCCCTGGGCTACGACTTCGAGGTCACCTGGCGTGACACCAACCGGCTGTACGAGGTGAAGGCACTGAGCGACCCGTGCGCTGAGCGGGTGGAGTTCGAACTAGGACCGTCCGAGGTGGAAGCGGCCCGCCGCCACGCCCGGGGCAACCGCTACCGCATCCTGTTGATCACCTCGGCCCTCGTCCCGGAGGAACGCCGCATCTTCGACCTGCCGAACCCGGTTCGGTCCAGGGGCGTGACCGCTTCAGGATGGTCAGCCGGGGAGTGCGCTATCAGTGCTCGCCTCTAGTAGTGCTTGGTCAGGTTGGTATCGGTTGTGGCATGTCGCGGTGACAGGTGGGGCAGGCGCCGGTCCAGACCGCGAGGAGTAGCTGCAGTTCGCGGGCGACCTGGTAGAGGCTCAGGCCGGCGCCGTGTCTTTTGGGGAGCGGGTGATGCGCTGGAGGGTGCAGAAGGCGTGTGCGACGGAGACGAGGGTGACGTGGTGGTGCCAGCCCCTCCAGGTGCGGCCCTCGAAGTGGGCCAGGCCCAGGACCTGCTTCATCTCGCGGTAGTCGTGCTCGACGCGCCAGCGCAGCTTCGCGGTGCGCACCAAGGTGGCCAGCGGGGTGTCGGCGGGCAGATTGGACAGCCAGAACTGCACGGGTTCGGGCTCGGTGGCCGGCCATTCGGCCAGCAGCCAGCGCACCGGCAGCTCCGGGCCGGTGGCTGCCTTGCGGATCTCGCGTCCGGCGGGCCTGATCCGCAGGGCCACGAACCGCGAGTACATCCGCTTCAAGCCGCTGCGGCCGCTGCCCGGGCGGGAGCCTTCCCGCCACTGCACCGGGCGGGCGGCCCGCTTGCCGGCCGCGATGACCAGCTTCTTCACGGCCTGGGCCGGCTCGGGGTAAACGGGCTGCGGCCGAGGCCCGCGACCGCTGTAGGGCGGGATGTGGGGACTGGCTTCTTCCGGCTGGGCAGTGGTCGTGGTGGAGATGCCCACCACGTAGTCAAGGCCGCGTTCCTCCAGGCCGAGACGGAAGGCTGCGGCATCGCCGTAACCGCCGTCCGCGACGACGAGCGGGACATCGATGCCCCACGACCTGGTCTCGTCGATCATGTCCAGGGACAGCTGCCACTTCTCCACGTGTCCGACGTCTTCGGGGATGCCGCACCTGGTGCGGCGGGCCACCTTGCCCGGATCGGCCTTGGGTGAGGCGGGATCCCAGCTCTCGGGCAGGAACAGACGCCAGTCGACAGCCGCCGACGCGTCGTCGGAGGCCAGGTGCAGTGATACCCCGGCCTGGCAGTTGGTGACTTTGCCCGCGGTGCCGGTGTACTGCCGGGCCACGCACGCCGAGGCATCACCGTCCTTGAGGAAGCCGGTGTCATCGATGATCAGCGCGGTCGGTTGGATCACCTGCTGCATCCGCCAGGCGAGGCGGGCGCGGACATGCGCTGCCTCCCACGGGCTGGTGGTGATGAAGTTCGCCAGGGCCTGCCGGTTGCCGTCCTCGCCCAGGCGGGCGGCCATCGGTTCCACCGACTTGCGCCGCCCGTCCAGCAGCAGGCCCCGCAGATAGACCGTTCCCCACCGGCGCTGATCCGCCCGCGCGAACGGCTCGAACATCTCCGCCGCGAAGTCCTCCAGATCACACCGGACCGCGGCCAGCTCCCCACCCATCACACCCCGTCAACGACACACCCGATCAAATGGACACGCCACCGGCGAGTGAACCTGACCAAGCACTACTAGGGAAGGAGCGGTCCTCCGACTCGCACTGATGGAGTGGCCTCAAGCCGTGACGGTGGTGCACAGTCCTGTGCACCAGAGGGAGCCCCCTGGGTACTTCCCGTTGAGGATTCCCAGGGGCTGGCCAGCACCTGCTGTGCGGCGGGCGGAAGCAGAC encodes:
- a CDS encoding PAAR domain-containing protein, producing MPAAARSGDPTNHGGVIATPPAGAAAAVASVLVGGRPAAVVGSLHTCAMPPHLALGPGNVVMPDPAALVSGEVLIGGLPAARMRDRTTCGAMISGGDPTVLIGGV
- a CDS encoding phage tail protein, with product MSRAAIPGLPSRYPIGEQLPALYADDDFAQRFTAGLDTVLAPVFATLDNLPAYLDPRVTPADFLAWLASWVGAAHETQWPVERRREAVVRAVELHRWRGTRRGLVEALRLALGVHAEVTGDGGAVWSNTAGADLPPEPPAEFLVRVWPDGEAWVDPDRVREVVRAMCPVHTACRVELLTGSPTDEGR
- a CDS encoding VgrG-related protein, with the translated sequence MTTPEARGGRSFAADPVVEAPGELPQIWAAQLVSCVVDENVGLPDAAVLTFRDPDHEFLQATGITIGTPLKVSVVTVSGQARERLFSGEVTALELDRDRTGSFTVVRAYSKAHRLQRGRKVVAYRNMTAAEIVRKVAAGAGLACGRVDAAPVTYRQLSQANVSDWDFLQFLAGESGAQVRVDDKGLLQFTRPQKASGAPAPSTPATSSPMVLEYGRNLLALRASLSAADGASQVEVRGWDVTTKRPLVARKASVTSATVVPGLSPTAASSRFGRSTKLTVTDTPYRTQAETKAVADAAAAQVSAAFGELEAVAEGNPRLRAGKPVALGNVGQDFSGRYTATAVQHVLEPYGGYRTTVWVSASPDRSLTGLVTGANAPSRGPRMPGLAIGVVTDVREPGGAQSGAVRLKFPWLDDSYVTDWVRTVQWGGKGGGGVVSPEVNDEVLVGFEQGLLDSPYVIGGLYNGVDEPSPHDVPLIDRTSGKVNRRSVVSRSGHRVELLDARAPGPSGLRLVTGDERLEVRLDDRRERIELTVNAGRGSPLTSVVLDKTGITLDARQGNVTVKGRQVDIEGTTGVGIDGASVKVTGRTDVSVDGGLLGVLKARLIRIN
- a CDS encoding putative baseplate assembly protein translates to MALPSPNLDDRRFQQLVDEAKRYVQQRAPEWTDHNVSDPGVTLIETFAYLVDQLLYRLNRVPDKNYTAFLDLLGIRLFPPAAAVAEVDFWLSAPQPDTVTLPAGTEVTTAGGEGDEAVVFTTTDELRIVPSELTRLVTAPRTGEQTDRTGQLAEGRHVPVFQAAPQPGDALLFGLPTAVPCCVVAVRLDSRVEGIGVDPRQPPLVWEAWDGGGWQVCETGEDSTGGLNRPGEVVVYVPAGHTASVIGGTRAGWLRCRVIEAEPGQPFYSESPTVREASVFTVGGTMSVEHAETETDVPLGTSEGVPGQTFRLGRPPVLLDGEPPVVEVSAAEGWQRWDVVEHFGRSGPADRHVQVNATTGEFTFPPALREPDGTLRQCGAVPPKGARIRVARYRTGGGPAGNVARGAISVLRSSVPYVARVVNREAARGGVAGETVANAKLRAPDTLRMQERAVTAEDYEIISRQAAPSVRRVRCLPAADGAGAVRVLVVPDAVADEGDDRLRFEQLIPSDQVLQAITTSLDERRLIGTRLVVEPPVYQGVTVVARLAAAQADTDRVRDAALAALFRHLNPLVGGPDGTGWPFARPVQYGDVFGVLQRAAGNALVEEILLFPADPVTGRRGAPTDRIDVAPGALVFSHQHQVVVTAVEPEARG
- a CDS encoding LysM peptidoglycan-binding domain-containing protein encodes the protein MSPARSSRTRAQLTLKEPPASVGAKPGGTIARLNLQFNPSTLQLSKTTEWRRTPSRMAGQSALPEFIGSGPRELSLEVFLDATATHDNSVELAVEKLMKACVPTPASLGRKKPASPWVRFEWGTARTTSFDGVLSSLSVTYTLFDVDGKPLRATCALSIEEASVDPPGQNPTSGARTGRSTHTVVAGDSLALLAWREYGDATAWRVIAEANGIDDPMALVPGTELVVPGLRDTGAEEDQ
- a CDS encoding GPW/gp25 family protein, with product MSERFIGRGWGFPLRVGPTGGIGMVEREREIEEAIRLVLGTAPGERPMRPEFGCGIHDYVFAPGDGATAGRIAQQVREALERWEPRVAVDDVVVAFDAVDDGTLYIDVHYTLRSTNDRRNLVFPFYTIPSEEGAEEGGGD
- a CDS encoding phage tail protein gives rise to the protein MTDSIFATSVFFRLAIGGSDLGAFHTCSGMGAEVEMETYAEGGNNGFTWQLPGRVTWSNITLTRPVTADTAKIARWLDETLKRVEPKDGEIVALKPDLTRIISWQVFGIVPVRWQGPSFDPADSRAAVETLEIAHQGLRPS